Proteins encoded in a region of the Benincasa hispida cultivar B227 chromosome 2, ASM972705v1, whole genome shotgun sequence genome:
- the LOC120072136 gene encoding uncharacterized protein LOC120072136, which translates to MSTSIVQPLASEKLNDDNYGTWKSNLNTILVIDDLKFVLTEECPPVPAQNVNRTIWDAHDRWTKANEKAKVYILASISDILSKKHEKMVMAKEIMDSLQALFGQPSSSAMHDAIKYVYNFRMKEGTNVREHVLDMMVHFNIVEVNGAVMNEKNQGGFIMESLPKSFFQFRTNAMINKIDYNLITLLNELQIY; encoded by the coding sequence ATGAGTACATCTATAGTTCAACCATTAGCTTCCGAGAAACTTAACGACGATAACTATGGAACTTGGAAATCTAATTTAAACACTATACTAGTTATCGATGATCTGAAgtttgttttaacagaggaatgtcctccagttccTGCTCAGAATGTGAACCGAACTATTTGGGACGCTCATGATAGATGGACTAAGGCTAATGAAAAAGCCAAAGTCTATATTTTGGCAAGTATATCAGATATACTATCCAAAAAGCATGAAAAAATGGTCATGGCTAAGGAGATCATGGACTCACTGCAAGCcctgtttggacaaccgtcctccTCGGCTatgcatgatgctatcaaatatgtttacaatttCCGAATGAAAGAAGGAACGAATGTTAGGGAACATGttctagacatgatggtccacttcaacatcGTGGAAGTAAACGGGGCTGTCATGAACGAGAAGAACCAAGGAGGGTTCATCATggagtctcttccgaagagctttTTCCAATTCAGAACTAACGCCATGATAAACAAAATAGATTATAATCTTATCACTCTTCTCAATGAGTTACAGATTTACTAG
- the LOC120072137 gene encoding uncharacterized protein LOC120072137, with translation MGTRLNFSTTFHPQTDGQTERLNQILEDMLRACAIEFFESWDAHLHLMEFVYNMSYQSTIGMSPFEALYGKSYRSPVCWDKVAPIKGILRFGRNGKLSPRFIGPFEVLERVGLVAYRLALPPTLSSVHNVFHVSILRKYVADPSHVVDYEPLQLNDNLSYEEKPIEILAREVKTLCCREIAFVKVLWPNHQFREATSEREDEMKTQYPELFQG, from the exons ATGGGGACCCGATTAAACTTCAGTACAACGTTCCACCCTCAGACTGATGGGCAGACAGAGAGATTGAATCAGATACTGGAAGACATGTTGCGTGCCTGTGCCATAGAGTTTTTCGAAAGTTGGGATGCTCACTTGCACTTAATGGAGTTTGTGTACAATATGAGCTACCAGTCCACTATTGGGATGTCAccatttgaggccctatatgggaAGAGTTACAGGTCCCCTGTGTGTTGGGATAAG gtgGCACCCATAAAGGGTATTCTGAGGTTTGGCAGGAATGGAAAGTTGAGtccgagattcattggacctttcgaggtcctGGAACGAGTTGGCCTTGTAGCTTACCGTTTGGCCTTGCCCCCAACAttgtcttcagttcataatgtcttccatgtttcgataCTAAGGAAGTATGTGGCAGACCcatcccatgtagttgactacgAGCCCTTGCAGTTGAATGATAACTTGAGCTACGAAGAGAAGCCCATAGAGATTCTTGCTAGAGAAGTAAAGACATTGTGCTGTCGGGAAATTGCTTTTGTGAAAGTTCTGTGGCCGAACCACCAGTTCAGGGAAGCCACCTCGGAGCGAGAAGATGAGATGAAGACCCAGTACCCGGAGCTATTTCAAggatga